The following are encoded in a window of Kitasatospora fiedleri genomic DNA:
- the trpS gene encoding tryptophan--tRNA ligase: protein MVNAAVTGPVKDRPRVLSGIQPTSGSFHLGNYLGAVRQWVDLQEANDAFYMVVDLHAITVEQDPAVLRQNTRISAAQLLGAGLDPERCTLFVQSQVPEHAQLAWVMNCLTGFGEASRMTQFKDKSAKQGSDRTTVGLFTYPVLMVADVLLYQADAVPVGEDQRQHLELTRDLADRFNTRYGRTFTVPEPYILKATAKIQDLQDPAAKMSKSAATDKGLVNLLDPARTSAKKFKSAVTDTDTVVTYDEAAKPGVSNLLRIHSALSGRSVDELVAHFEGKMYGALKTELAELFTEWVTPFQARTQQYLDDPAELDRVLALGAEKARAVAAETLAEVYDRVGFLAPKR from the coding sequence ATGGTCAACGCAGCGGTCACCGGTCCCGTGAAGGACCGTCCCCGGGTGCTCTCCGGCATCCAGCCCACCTCGGGCTCCTTCCACCTGGGCAACTACCTCGGCGCGGTGCGCCAGTGGGTCGACCTCCAGGAGGCCAACGACGCCTTCTACATGGTGGTCGACCTGCACGCCATCACCGTCGAGCAGGACCCGGCGGTGCTGCGGCAGAACACCCGGATCTCCGCCGCGCAGCTCCTCGGCGCCGGCCTCGACCCGGAGCGCTGCACCCTGTTCGTGCAGTCCCAGGTGCCCGAGCACGCCCAGCTCGCCTGGGTGATGAACTGCCTCACCGGCTTCGGCGAGGCCTCCCGGATGACCCAGTTCAAGGACAAGTCGGCCAAGCAGGGCAGCGACCGCACCACGGTCGGCCTGTTCACCTACCCGGTGCTGATGGTCGCCGACGTGCTGCTCTACCAGGCCGACGCGGTGCCGGTCGGCGAGGACCAGCGCCAGCACCTGGAGCTCACCCGGGACCTCGCGGACCGCTTCAACACCCGCTACGGCCGGACCTTCACGGTGCCCGAGCCGTACATCCTCAAGGCCACCGCGAAGATCCAGGACCTCCAGGACCCGGCCGCGAAGATGAGCAAGTCCGCGGCCACCGACAAGGGCCTGGTCAACCTGCTCGACCCGGCGAGGACCAGCGCCAAGAAGTTCAAGAGCGCCGTCACCGACACCGACACCGTCGTCACGTACGACGAGGCCGCCAAGCCCGGCGTCTCCAACCTGCTGCGCATCCACTCCGCGCTCAGCGGGCGGTCGGTCGACGAACTGGTCGCGCACTTCGAGGGCAAGATGTACGGCGCCCTGAAGACCGAGCTGGCCGAGCTGTTCACCGAGTGGGTCACCCCGTTCCAGGCCCGCACCCAGCAGTACCTGGACGACCCGGCCGAGCTGGACCGGGTGCTGGCGCTGGGCGCCGAGAAGGCCCGCGCGGTGGCCGCCGAGACGCTCGCCGAGGTCTACGACCGGGTCGGCTTCCTGGCGCCCAAGCGCTGA
- a CDS encoding hemolysin family protein codes for MSETLQDAALVLVFIMLGGLFNVAEIALISLREGQIRALEAVGTRRAGRAAHLAADPNRFLAAVQVGVTCMGFLSAAFGADTLAGKLAPVFVRAGLSEGVADAVALVGLTLVISYASLVLGELTPKRIGLQRAESIALLAAPVVDVMSVVLRPAIWLLGHSTNLMVRLLGGDPSAGRGVMSPEELRGLVAANTELGSDERALINEVFAAGERQLREVMVPRTEVTFLDGDRPVGEVRAETDSAPHSRYPVVEGSYDAVTGFVHVRDLYGARGEQAVRVRELARPVKLLPATKRVLEAMGEMRREGHHLAIVVDEYGGTAGIVTLEDLVEEVIGEIRDEYDAQDTTATRRLAGGGVEIDGLLNLSDFTQETGLTLPEGPYETVAGFVVRELGRLPRKGDQVVTDTGARLTVARLDGRRIERLRVSTVTPAEPAAPEVS; via the coding sequence GTGAGCGAAACCCTGCAGGACGCCGCGCTCGTCCTGGTGTTCATCATGTTGGGCGGGCTGTTCAACGTCGCCGAGATCGCGCTGATCTCGCTGCGCGAGGGGCAGATCCGCGCCCTGGAGGCGGTGGGGACGCGGCGGGCCGGGCGGGCCGCGCACCTGGCGGCCGACCCGAACCGGTTCCTGGCGGCGGTGCAGGTCGGGGTGACCTGCATGGGCTTCCTGTCGGCGGCGTTCGGCGCGGACACGCTGGCCGGGAAGCTGGCGCCGGTGTTCGTCCGGGCCGGGCTGTCGGAGGGCGTCGCGGACGCGGTCGCGCTGGTCGGCCTGACCCTGGTCATCTCGTACGCCTCGCTGGTGCTGGGCGAGTTGACGCCCAAGCGGATCGGCCTGCAACGGGCCGAGTCGATCGCGCTGCTGGCCGCGCCGGTGGTCGACGTGATGTCGGTGGTGCTGCGGCCGGCGATCTGGCTGCTCGGCCACTCGACCAACCTGATGGTCCGCCTGCTGGGCGGCGACCCGAGCGCCGGACGCGGCGTGATGAGCCCCGAGGAACTGCGCGGCCTGGTCGCCGCCAACACCGAACTCGGCTCGGACGAACGCGCGTTGATCAACGAGGTGTTCGCGGCGGGGGAGCGCCAGCTGCGCGAGGTGATGGTGCCGCGCACCGAGGTGACCTTCCTGGACGGCGACCGGCCGGTCGGCGAGGTCCGGGCCGAGACCGACTCCGCCCCGCACTCCCGCTACCCGGTGGTCGAGGGCTCCTACGACGCGGTGACCGGCTTCGTGCACGTCCGCGACCTGTACGGCGCGCGCGGCGAGCAGGCCGTCCGGGTGCGCGAGCTGGCCCGCCCGGTCAAACTGCTGCCGGCCACCAAGCGGGTGCTGGAGGCGATGGGCGAGATGCGCCGCGAGGGCCACCACCTGGCGATCGTGGTCGACGAGTACGGCGGCACCGCGGGCATCGTCACCCTGGAGGACCTGGTCGAGGAGGTGATCGGCGAGATCCGCGACGAGTACGATGCCCAGGACACCACCGCGACCCGCCGGCTGGCCGGCGGCGGCGTCGAGATCGACGGGCTGCTCAACCTCTCCGACTTCACCCAGGAGACCGGCCTGACCCTGCCCGAGGGCCCGTACGAGACGGTCGCCGGCTTCGTGGTGCGCGAACTGGGCCGGCTGCCCCGCAAGGGCGACCAGGTGGTCACCGACACCGGGGCCCGGCTGACCGTCGCCCGGCTGGACGGGCGGCGGATCGAGCGGCTGCGGGTGAGCACCGTCACACCGGCCGAACCGGCGGCCCCGGAGGTTTCCTGA
- a CDS encoding 2'-5' RNA ligase family protein, which translates to MPTAAAPDGAGLDEAVTIGVSIHVPEPYGSRVQDARAGHGDPQARSIPTHVTLLPPTETRTALLPAIEHHLRTVAAARRPFRMLLQGSGTFRPVSPVVFIRVEEGAQECRELEAEVRSGPLARELAFPYHPHVTVAHGLPEPVLDTAYEDARGFRAVFEVGEFVLSRFGADSVWRPWLAFGFGAA; encoded by the coding sequence ATGCCGACGGCTGCCGCCCCCGACGGTGCCGGCCTCGACGAGGCCGTCACCATCGGCGTGTCCATACACGTCCCGGAGCCCTACGGCAGCCGGGTGCAGGACGCCCGGGCCGGCCACGGCGACCCGCAGGCCAGGTCGATACCGACCCACGTCACCCTGCTCCCGCCGACCGAGACCCGCACCGCCCTGCTGCCCGCGATCGAACACCACCTGCGGACGGTGGCCGCCGCGCGCCGCCCGTTCCGGATGCTGCTCCAGGGCAGCGGCACCTTCCGCCCGGTCTCCCCGGTGGTGTTCATCCGGGTCGAGGAGGGCGCCCAGGAGTGCCGCGAACTGGAGGCCGAGGTCCGCTCCGGCCCGCTCGCCCGCGAACTGGCCTTCCCCTACCACCCGCACGTCACCGTCGCCCACGGCCTCCCCGAACCGGTCCTGGACACCGCCTACGAGGACGCCCGGGGCTTCCGGGCGGTCTTCGAGGTCGGTGAGTTCGTCCTCTCCCGGTTCGGGGCGGATTCTGTGTGGCGTCCCTGGTTGGCATTCGGATTCGGCGCTGCCTGA
- a CDS encoding stealth family protein: protein MRLYRPVVTSGRTLHYGEQHGCDLEFWDAADTRAGGVASIDETPYGWWLPSLEAAGSIRIGERDYPVAEAFLHDLPEAVRFPVDAVFTWVDDADPAWQRRRAAVRAELFGGTSPELVDTAHDDGDHRYRNHDELRYSLRSLAMYAPWIRRIFLVTADQVPSWLDTEVPGLTVVPHRDLLPGGPVFNSCAIETGLHRIPGLAEHFLYFNDDMFLGRPVRPEDFFLGNGLPKVFRDTRIVPPSTGTTDPDVYVAGQQNTSALLEAEHGRIYTRVLAHVPYPLRRSLLEDAERRWPVELAATGRSAFRAADDVAPVTLALFHAQLGGRAVDGRLVHEYRAVDCVEDRERLARLLAERDVDAFCLADGTGDGTPAEEQGRALSAFLAAYFPVPGPFELPGSAPGAEGQHPGGHPGGGRTVVEGAEPGPEPAIGIPVPRRVEVP from the coding sequence GTGCGCCTGTACCGGCCGGTGGTCACCAGCGGCCGCACCCTCCACTACGGCGAGCAGCACGGCTGCGACCTGGAGTTCTGGGACGCCGCCGACACCCGGGCCGGGGGAGTCGCCTCGATCGACGAGACCCCGTACGGGTGGTGGCTGCCCTCGCTGGAGGCGGCCGGGAGCATCCGGATCGGCGAGCGCGACTACCCCGTCGCCGAGGCGTTCCTGCACGACCTGCCGGAGGCCGTCCGCTTCCCGGTGGACGCCGTGTTCACCTGGGTCGACGACGCCGACCCGGCCTGGCAGCGCCGCCGCGCCGCGGTCCGCGCCGAACTGTTCGGCGGAACGTCCCCCGAGCTGGTGGACACCGCCCACGACGACGGCGACCACCGCTACCGCAACCACGACGAGCTGCGCTACAGCCTGCGCTCCCTGGCCATGTACGCCCCGTGGATCCGGCGGATCTTCCTGGTCACCGCCGACCAGGTGCCGTCCTGGCTGGACACCGAGGTACCCGGGCTGACCGTCGTCCCGCACCGGGACCTGCTGCCCGGCGGGCCGGTGTTCAATTCGTGCGCGATCGAGACCGGCCTGCACCGCATCCCCGGTCTGGCCGAACACTTCCTGTACTTCAACGACGACATGTTCCTGGGCCGCCCGGTCCGCCCCGAGGACTTCTTCCTCGGCAACGGCCTGCCCAAGGTCTTCCGGGACACCCGGATCGTCCCGCCGTCCACCGGCACCACCGACCCCGACGTGTACGTCGCGGGCCAGCAGAACACCAGCGCACTGCTGGAGGCCGAGCACGGCCGGATCTACACCCGGGTGCTCGCGCACGTCCCGTACCCGCTGCGGCGCAGCCTGCTGGAGGACGCCGAACGGCGCTGGCCGGTCGAACTGGCCGCCACCGGCCGCTCGGCCTTCCGGGCCGCCGACGACGTCGCCCCCGTCACCCTGGCGCTCTTCCACGCCCAGCTCGGCGGCCGCGCCGTCGACGGCCGACTGGTCCACGAGTACCGGGCGGTCGACTGCGTCGAGGACCGGGAGCGGCTGGCCCGGCTGCTGGCGGAGCGCGACGTGGACGCGTTCTGCCTGGCCGACGGGACCGGCGACGGCACACCGGCGGAGGAGCAGGGCCGGGCCCTGTCCGCCTTCCTGGCCGCCTACTTCCCGGTGCCCGGGCCGTTCGAGCTGCCGGGGTCAGCCCCCGGCGCCGAGGGCCAGCATCCGGGCGGCCACCCGGGCGGCGGCCGCACCGTCGTCGAGGGGGCAGAACCGGGCCCGGAACCGGCGATAGGCATCCCGGTGCCGCGCCGGGTCGAAGTCCCGTAG